One Pseudomonas sp. B21_DOA genomic window, AATGCTGCGAAGTCGATCAGGTTGCGCGTCGCCGGAGTGTCGCCACGGTACACGTCGATGATGTAGCTGATCGATTCGAAGATGTAGAACGAAATACCGATCGGCAGCAGCACGTGGGTGAGGATGAACGGTTCAAGACCGAACGAAGTCATGATCGCGTTGATGCTGTCGACGCCGAAGTTGGCGTATTTGAAGTAGCCGAGGATGCACAGGTCCACCGCCACGCCGAGCAACAGCCAGCGCTGCGCCGGTTTGGTTCGTACACCGGCGGCACCGACTTTCAGGCCGATCCAGTAGTTCCACAGCGTGACGCCGGCGAACAGTGCGAGGAAGTCCACTCGCCACCAGGCGTAGAACACGTAGCTGGCGATCAGCAGCAGCAGGTTGCGATAGCGTTGCCCGCTCAGGTAGTACAAGCCGAGAAAGATCGGCAAGAACAGAAACAGGAACACGTTGGATGAAAATACCATCCCGATCTCTCCATGTTTGAACCAACAGTCAAGGGCCAAAGCCCCCAAACCCCCGTGGTAGTGGAGGGTGAAACAGTCCTGCGATCGTTCCCACGCTCTGCGTGGGAATGCCTCAATGGACGCTCTGCGTCCGCTTCGGCATGGGACGCGGAGCGTCCGGGCTGCATTCCCACGCGGAGCGTGGGAACGATCAGCCATCAGTGTTTTCAGGAACCCTTGTTGCCCTTTTCATGCGACGGGTCGTAGACCTTGGTCAGGTCGCCGCCAAGACGGAAGGTCTTGAACGGTTGCATGTCGCGCTTCTTCTCGATCACATCCGGCGCGCAGGTGTAGAGCGTGCAGAACGGTTCGAGCCAGGCGAATTTCATGTCCTCTTTCAGGTCGGTCATGTCCTGCTTTTTGCCGTTCTTTTCCTCGAACTCGTCAGGGTCCTTCACGCCGGCCAGCACACGATCACCCAGACGCTTCAGTGCGCCATTGTTTTCCTGACGCAGATCGACACCGTTGACCTGGGCGAAACTGGCGATCATTGCCAGCGGCGGCAGGGCGTAGTTGTGATAGGCGAGGGCGCGTTGCTGGCGCTTGAGTTCGTTGGGCAGGAAACCATCGGCATCGACTTGATTGACGCCGACCTTGTATTCCTTCACCGCCCAATCAAACAGGTCGCGGCGGTTGGTGGCGACGGCGGTGGCCATCACCGACCAGGCGGCCCAGTACGAGTGGTTGTTGGTTTTTTCCAGCGGCAGGTTGTCCCAGTCGCTGACCACCTGATCAGCCATTTTGCTGAACCAGGCTTCGATCAACTGCGCTT contains:
- a CDS encoding mannuronate-specific alginate lyase; its protein translation is MRNPKLKTLLAPTLLSLAMFAGATQAAAPLRPPQGYFAPVDKFKTGDKSDGCDAMPAPYTGPLQFRSKYEGSDKARATLNVQSEKAFRDTTKDITTLERGTAKRVMQFMRDGRPEQLECTLNWLTAWAKADALMSKDFNHTGKSMRKWALGSMASSYIRLKFSDSHPLAQHQQEAQLIEAWFSKMADQVVSDWDNLPLEKTNNHSYWAAWSVMATAVATNRRDLFDWAVKEYKVGVNQVDADGFLPNELKRQQRALAYHNYALPPLAMIASFAQVNGVDLRQENNGALKRLGDRVLAGVKDPDEFEEKNGKKQDMTDLKEDMKFAWLEPFCTLYTCAPDVIEKKRDMQPFKTFRLGGDLTKVYDPSHEKGNKGS